From Theileria orientalis strain Shintoku DNA, chromosome 4, complete genome, the proteins below share one genomic window:
- a CDS encoding uncharacterized protein (protein-tyrosine phosphatase, low molecular weight family protein), which yields MESPLDDLTQYVILRDDLQTDGRSWPRGALIAQACHACVSVNSIFKSDPNVCRYTSLENLPHLRTVVLSVESETKLLDYYNILTANLVSSHLFTEQPENIVTCLATVPVEKSKIISNPKRCEAIEKIND from the exons atggaATCGCCTCTTGACGATTTAACTCAGTATGTGATTCTTAGGGATGATTTACAAACTGACGGAAGGAGTTGGCCTCGGGGTGCTCTCATAGCTCAGGCTTGCCACGCatg CGTTTCTGTCAACTCCATCTTCAAGAGCGACCCTAACGTCTGCAGATACACTAGCCTTGAGAACCTTCCTCACCTCAGGACCGTCGTCCTCTCCGTCGAAAGTGAGACGAAGCTTCTCGACTATTACAACATTCTCACTGCCAACCTCGTGAGCAGCCACCTTTTCACTGAGCAGCCTGAGAACATCGTCACCTGCCTCGCCACTGTTCCTGTGGAGAAATCAAAG ATCATTTCTAATCCGAAAAGGTGTGAAGCTATTGAAAAAATCAACGACTAA
- a CDS encoding ribosomal protein L19 encodes MGYIGSLCKNCINIVKYNRLAKTNIKNSTHHTNGLRLYSNIANYSCLSPTLHLEGRFLGFYKNNLYNYDQRSLIRTRAIVSNFDHSHFVVTNPKTAENWPPENDHGSPISRRSCKKLMFELNQLEMERMEKMRKFNMPELNLGDLVEVKYELSRTQQTFAMFTGYCVDIRNRGLNSSFSLKNAFDGVGVTQLFPSYSPRILNVKIIKSVNRATKIDSKPITRDYRYKFHYNVRHRFAKKRGVHKPGIRSFEIRLKNRITRLKQSYYRMRLEAGLPPYIWGGPYNINTRKRTRQAIYSSHLH; translated from the exons ATGGGATATATTGGTAGTTTATGCAAAAATTGcataaatattgtaaaatacaatagATTGGCCAAAAccaatataaaaaatagcaCACATCACACAAATGGACTCAGATTATATTCTAATATTGCAAATTATAGCTGTTTAAGTCCTACTTTACATTTAGAAGGACGATTTTTGGgcttttataaaaacaatttgtataattatGATCAGAGATCGTTGATTAGGACACGTGCCATTGTATCTAACTTTGACCACTCTCATTTCGTGGTCACAAACCCGAAAACAGCTGAAAATTGGCCTCCGGAGAACGACCACGGGTCGCCAATATCGAGGAGGAGTTGCAAAAAACTAATGTTTGAGCTCAATCAACTTGAAATGGAAAGGATGGAAAAGATGAGGAAGTTTAAC ATGCCAGAGCTGAATTTGGGCGACCTGGTGGAAGTGAAGTACGAGCTTTCGAGAACACAGCAGACGTTCGCAATGTTTACAG GATACTGCGTCGATATTAGAAACAGAGGCCTGAACTCGTCGTTTAGCCTAAAGAACGCGTTCGACGGCGTCGGAGTCACTCAGCTGTTTCCGAGCTACTCCCCAAGGATTCTCAACGTCAAG ATCATAAAAAGCGTGAACAGGGCCACTAAAATCGACTCTAAGCCCATAACCAGGGACTACCGATACAAGTTCCACTACAACGTCAGACACAGGTTCGCGAAGAAGCGCGGAGTCCACAAGCCAG GCATTCGGAGCTTTGAGATAAGGCTGAAGAATCGGATCACCAGACTGAAGCAGAGCTACTACAGGATGCGACTTGAGGCGGGGCTTCCTCCGTACATTTGGGGAGGCCCATACAACATCAACACCAGGAAGAGGACCAGGCAAGCCATTTATTCATCACATTTACACTAG
- a CDS encoding late histone H2A.2.2, which yields MNAKGVAGGRKKAAKAVTKSAKAGLQFPVGRVGRYLKNGRYAKRVGAGAPVYLAAVLEYLVAEVLELAGNAARDNKKSRIVPRHLQLAVRNDEELSKFLGGTTIASGGVMPNVQAVLLPKKHKKDRD from the coding sequence ATGAACGCAAAGGGCGTAGCAGGAGGCCGTAAGAAGGCCGCAAAGGCTGTAACAAAGTCTGCCAAGGCTGGCTTACAATTCCCAGTTGGCCGTGTTGGAAGATACTTGAAGAACGGAAGATATGCCAAGCGCGTAGGTGCAGGAGCACCAGTATACTTGGCAGCCGTCCTCGAGTACTTGGTCGCCGAAGTCTTGGAGCTTGCAGGTAACGCTGCTCGCGATAACAAGAAGTCGAGGATAGTACCACGTCACCTCCAGCTCGCTGTGAGGAACGACGAGGAACTTTCCAAATTCCTTGGTGGCACCACCATAGCCTCAGGAGGTGTCATGCCAAATGTCCAGGCAGTCTTATTGCCTAAAAAACATAAGAAGGATAGGGATTAA
- a CDS encoding splicing factor: MSSIKSKTRDELKRERELDEARKAGTAPALKDELGNEINPHIPQYISKAPWYLDQGEPSLRHQRTNEVQKAPIEVVTRRGVTNKVALKFRKGACENCGAMTHDAKTCVERPRKKGAKFTNENICPDEYILENAEKSYDATRDRWAGFDPNTHLQLVEEYKDLEHERALNKIVNISNDDEAVEDDDKHVEKNETFECKDDKTRTTTRNLRIREDTAKYLINLDVNSAFYDPKSRSMREDPLAGVNSYFKGDNYYFNSEETYKPKELEVFAWESNKKGLDVNFIANPTKLEKLYNETKENEEKEVLERKQKLIERFKAKEYIENYKELKPLAKVSEEDIIKYDERQLEFDEGKLLGHSQIWGSYYDLEKGVWGYKCCKVTNRSEHCKL; this comes from the exons ATGAGTAGTATAAAATCGAAAACAAGGGATGAATTGAAAAGGGAAAGAGAGTTGGATGAGGCACGGAAGGCCGGTACAGCTCCAGCTCTCAAGGATGAGTTAGGGAATGAAATAAACCCTCACATACCTCAATATATCTCTAAAGCTCCGTGGTATTTAGATCAGGGTGAACCAA gttTACGCCACCAGAGGACTAACGAAGTACAGAAGGCTCCCATTGAAGTTGTGACTCGACGAGGAGTGACGAATAAAGTGGCcttaaaatttagaaaGGGAGCCTGCGAGAATTGCGGAGCTATGACCCATGACGCTAAGACGTGCGTGGAACGGCCGCGAAAGAAGGGAGCGAAGTTTACGAATGAAAACATCTGCCCCGACGAGTACATACTGGAAAACGCAGAAAAGAGCTACGACGCCACGAGAGATCGCTGGGCCGGGTTTGACCCAAATACACATCTGCAGTTGGTTGAGGAATACAAAGACCTGGAACACGAAAGGGCCCTGAACAAAATTGTTAACATTTCAAACGACGACGAAGCAGTGGAGGATGATGACAAGCACGT agaaaaaaatgaaaccTTTGAATGCAAAGATGACAAGACGAGAACCACGACGAGAAACCTGAGGATTAGAGAGGATACGGCAAAGTACCTAATTAATTTGGACGTCAACTCGGCGTTTTACGACCCAAAATCAAGGTCAATGAGAGAAGATCCGCTAGCAGGAGTTAACAGTTATTTTAAGGGAGACAActactattttaattcagAGGAAACGTATAAGCCCAAGGAGCTCGAG GTGTTCGCCTGGGAGAGTAACAAGAAAGGACTAGACGTAAATTTTATCGCAAATCCAACAAAATTggaaaaattatataacgAAACTAAGGAGAACGAGGAAAAGGAGGTGCTCGAGAGGAagcagaagctgatagaaCGCTTTAAAGCCAAAGAATAcattgaaaattataaagaACTGAAGCCACTGGCTAAAGTGTCGGAAGAagatataattaaatacgA CGAACGACAACTCGAATTTGATGAAGGGAAGTTGCTGGGACACTCGCAAATTTGGGGGTCGTACTACGACCTCGAAAAGGGTGTTTGGGGATACAAGTGCTGTAAAGTAACTAATCGCTCAGAGcattgtaaattatag
- a CDS encoding 60S ribosomal protein L22 produces the protein MKILNKKGKQKKVVPGHKVKYLLDCSGPANDNIINTAGLEKFFLDRIKVDGKTGNLGTSVTVSREKNKIHITTEVPFSKRYIKYLTKKYLKKQQLRDFLRVVANKEHSYELKYFQLNDDAD, from the exons ATGAAGATTCTTAATAAAAAGGGAAAGCAAAAGAAGGTTGTTCCAGGCCACAAGGTTAAGTATCTTCTTGATTGCTCTGGACCAGCAAACGACAACATTATAAACACAGCAGGACTt GAGAAGTTTTTTCTAGATAGAATAAAGGTCGATGGGAAGACAGGTAACCTTGGAACAAGTGTTACAGTATCGagagaaaaaaataaaattcaCATAACAACAGAAGTACCCTTCTCAAAGAGATACATCAAg TATTTGACAAAGAAGTATTTGAAGAAACAACAGCTGCGTGACTTTCTGAGAGTTGTAGCGAACAAGGAACACTCATACGAACTGAAATACTTCCAACTTAACGACGACGCGGATTAA
- a CDS encoding Ser/Arg-rich splicing factor yields MDKSSGHSTLVRNLRFSTTPQVVREAFERFGKIRDVYLPLDFNTKRPRGFGFVEYYEKSDAVDAVKAMDNTDLDGSIINCCLAQDRRKSPSSMRRVYRNRARRNYRSRSNSYRGRRSRTPPRFRDDRRRGYSRERSPRRLYRDRRDGRGYRERYEPNYERDGRRFREPYDRDGRDRNRDRNFREYRGPRDNGRGSRDRFRDERDKFREERVDRGQHDEFREDNSTFRDDFVEERYDYGNEADMERPDHKIDVDSSRDYSASRSRSNN; encoded by the exons ATGGACAAGTCATCTGGTCACTCAACGTTGGTCCGTAATTTAAGGTTCTCCACAACGCCACAAGTTGTGAGGGAAGCCTTTGAAAGATTTGGAAAAATTCGTGACGTATATCTGCCACTTGATTTTAACACTAAAAGGCCAAGAGGATTCGGCTTTGTCGAATACTATGAAAAATCAGACGCCGTCGATGCTGTAAAGGCAATGGATAATACAGACTTGGATGGAAGCATAATCAACTGTTGCCTGGCCCAAGATCGCAGGAAATCTCCAAGTTCTATGCGCAGAGTGTACCGCAACCGCGCAAGAag GAATTATCGAAGCAGGAGCAACAGCTACCGTGGAAGGAGGTCGAGGACGCCCCCCAGGTTCCGCGACGACAGGCGCAGAGGCTACTCGCGTGAAAGGTCACCGCGCAGGCTCTACCGAGACCGACGCGACGGACGGGGCTACAGGGAGAGGTACGAGCCGAACTACGAGCGCGACGGCCGCAGGTTCAGGGAGCCCTACGACCGCGACGGCAGGGACAGGAACCGCGACCGCAACTTCCGCGAGTACCGCGGGCCGCGCGACAACGGCAGGGGCAGCAGGGACAGGTTCCGCGACGAGCGCGACAAGTTCCGGGAGGAGCGCGTCGACCGCGGGCAGCACGACGAGTTCCGCGAGGACAACAGCACCTTCAGGGACGACTTCGTCGAGGAGAGGTACGACTACGGGAACGAGGCCGACATGGAGAGGCCTGATCACAAGATCGACGTTGACAGTTCTAGAGACTACAGCGcctccaggtccaggtcCAACAACTAG
- a CDS encoding uncharacterized protein (RNA recognition motif, RNP-1 domain containing protein): MQNNQGVPPNLTYNIPMQQPFMAGSSNIAPNVNQHPSQMMMMSGINQGFNPYQYPPPVMEQQPTLINADSTAEMAQESISHNTSFQPHLGNTNTANYPSVKGHNMTNVNNAQAMVTTNKRFLVTYGFHPPMMNQPTIITAPPTVMPQPTMPGMMGNPTMMAPPMMNTPMMNPPLISSAQAAMMNNSQKGPPMMNFPMKTLIDTLLNPVVVTVPQKDDAPKLTNVVYVGGLTTDTTNEFVINMLQKCGKTTTFKRHMDPSSGSLATFAFCDFESPGGAYYAIECLNGLKFGNNVLKVSCNSRVKCQIDDWKIGKMEEMCLTNTDKNKDEVLKMFEEYKAQLRREFTELIAIHIKAHPQEKEENGEENQSESVEDEEKEEQHEETPKSAQKETKERQAKEEDQILSKKYLVNKKELDRLFKLKQKRKSYDNKYKEQLPDWEYEEEKMFKKLKALQTVSASRRERLIKEDLAGTSKPNLKHRAREIEEDYKDEQEELDENKAKKITMKILKPSSAPASALPSHRNAETDSASSSASRGTARSGDNRDGASSRSGAKSSRAVFAAEAEEVKKPALTEKEIWQMVPTDGILDFKLDWDLLFSTNLSILIEPWIRRCILEYMGNEESLVSDVLEFIFSRLKERPGPQELLFEVEQFLDEESQGFVTQLWRLLAFHQIRLRSQ, from the exons ATGCAAAATAATCAGGGAGTACCGCCAAACCTAACG TATAATATACCAATGCAACAGCCTTTCATGGCTGGAAGCTCAAATATCGCACCAAATGTTAACCAACATCCTTCTCaaatgatgatgatga GTGGAATTAACCAGGGATTTAACCCGTATCAATATCCACCTCCAGTGATGGAGCAGCAACCTA CACTGATAAACGCTGATTCTACAGCTGAAATGGCCCAGGAAAGCATATCACATAATACCAGTTTTCAACCACATTTGGGTAATACAAACACAGCAAATTACCCAAGTGTTAAAGGCCACAACATGACAAATGTGAACAACGCCCAGG CCATGGTAACAACGAATAAACGGTTTTTAGTGACCTATGGATTTCACCCGCCGATGATGAATCAgccaacaataataacgGCGCCTCCAACGGTTATGCCGCAGCCGACGATGCCAGGAATGATGGGTAATCCCACGATGATGGCCCCTCCGATGATGAACACGCCGATGATGAATCCTCCACTTATCAGCAGCGCGCAGGCAGCAATGATGAACAACAGCCAGAAGGGGCCGCCGATGATGAACTTCCCAATGAAGACGCTGATCGACACGCTGTTGAACCCAGTAGTGGTAACAGTGCCGCAAAAGGACGACGCGCCGAAGCTGACGAACGTAGTGTACGTGGGAGGCCTGACGACCGACACGACGAACGAATTTGTAATTAACATGTTGCAG AAATGTGGTAAAACGACTACTTTTAAAAGACACATGGACCCATCGTCAGGGTCACTGGCAACATTCGCGTTCTGCGACTTTGAGTCTCCAGGAGGAGCGTACTACGCAATAGAGTGCCTCAACGGGCTGAAGTTCGGCAACAACGTGCTCAAAGTGAGCTGTAACTCGAGAGTGAAGTGCCAAATCGATGACTGGAAAATAGGAAAGATGGAGGAAATGTGCCTGACGAACACGGACAAGAACAAGGACGAGGTGCTTAAAATGTTCGAAGAGTATAAGGCGCAGCTGAGAAGAGAGTTCACAGAGCTGATAGCAATACACATCAAAGCGCACCCTcaggaaaaggaagaaaacgGAGAGGAAAATCAATCGGAATCAGTGGAAGATGAGGAAAAAGAGGAACAGCACGAGGAAACGCCGAAATCGGCGCAAAAAGAAACCAAGGAGAGGCaggcgaaggaggaggatcAAATActaagtaaaaaatatctggtgaataaaaaggaacTGGACCGACTGTTTAAACTGAAGCAGAAGAGGAAAAGTTACGACAATAAGTATAAGGAGCAGCTGCCGGACTGGGAGTACGAGGAGGAAAAAATGTTCAAAAAGCTCAAGGCGCTCCAAACAGTGTCCGCCTCGAGAAGAGAAAGGCTGATCAAGGAGGACCTGGCGGGCACCAGCAAGCCGAACCTGAAGCACAGAGCACGGGAGATCGAAGAGGACTACAAGGACgagcaggaggagctggacgaAAACAAGGCTAAGAAGATAACGATGAAGATCCTAAAGCCGTCGTCGGCACCGGCGTCAGCCCTGCCCTCGCACAGAAACGCCGAGACCGACAGTGCGAGTAGCAGCGCGAGCAGAGGAACGGCCAGGAGCGGCGACAACAGGGACGGCGCCTCGAGCAGGTCGGGAGCAAAGTCGAGCAGGGC CGTCTTCGCCGCTGAGGCCGAGGAGGTGAAGAAGCCTGCGCTGACTGAGAAGGAGATTTGGCAGATGGTGCCGACCGACGGCATCCTCGACTTCAAGCTCGACTGGGACCTCCTCTTCTCGACGAACCTGAGCATCCTCATAGAGCCCTGGATTCGGCGCTGCATCCTCGAGTACATGGGCAACGAGGAGTCGCTGGTCAGCGACGTGCTCGAGTTCATCTTCTCCCGCCTCAAGGAGCGTCCGGGTCCCCAGGAGCTCCTCTTCGAGGTGGAGCAGTTTCTCGACGAGGAGAGCCAGGGCTTCGTCACGCAGCTCTGGAGGCTGCTTGCGTTCCACCAGATTCGCCTTAGGAGCCAGTAG
- a CDS encoding histone H3, which produces MARTKQTARKSTGGKAPRKQLASKAARKTAPVTGGVKKPHRYRPGTVALREIRRYQKSTELLIRKLPFQRLVREVAQDFKTDLRFQSSAVLALQEAAEAYLVGLFEDTNLCAIHAKRVTIMPKDVHLARRLRGERA; this is translated from the coding sequence atggCTAGGACTAAGCAGACAGCCCGTAAATCAACTGGTGGTAAAGCACCCAGAAAGCAACTCGCCTCTAAGGCTGCAAGAAAAACTGCCCCTGTTACAGGAGGTGTCAAGAAACCACATAGGTATCGTCCAGGAACTGTTGCTCTCAGAGAAATTAGGAGGTACCAAAAGTCCACTGAACTTTTGATCAGAAAACTGCCATTCCAAAGATTGGTCCGTGAAGTCGCTCAGGACTTCAAAACCGATTTGAGGTTCCAATCAAGTGCAGTTCTCGCTCTCCAAGAAGCAGCAGAGGCATACCTTGTTGGTCTCTTCGAAGATACCAACTTGTGTGCTATCCACGCAAAGAGAGTCACCATCATGCCAAAGGATGTTCATTTGGCCAGGAGACTCAGAGGAGAGAGAGCTTAA
- a CDS encoding transcription factor yields MVVYNNISPSMSLEFLSDEYLPGECSDDSVDEDELNSFLMGELTEPTKPKKSSFADRFTTKLLKKKNKKRNRETFYLRSSERKKKKKNKTASQSSKLTPELEKLLQEATDLYLNKNFEEAVKILKELVRRAPGLHDPFHMLGLIYQNEFNDVTTATSYYLLAAHLVPTDTELWQRIGEMSQSSGNIDQAIYCFKKCQRDQDGELNEQAVFALAICYVEKKDYMNAAKRFGALFKLHPHDKLIANQLARCFQQIGDLHSSLLVLGTYFNMTMDTEILETILELNVTLSLYEDCYRILDDICKSNNLTPKALPVEHLVYYAVACLNLEREAQNELNFLYEKPMNVKYMFLIANHLCPKYAEESLKWFKRGFGMMAIADQLDIPTTLKLAKCVIADGNNHRFLAEVLKKALEKAPTNSEILITLADVLLQLGRNDEADELISQLTLNDLDKIRDIPEPIPEEERMETFRKLNSQIREIEMECLSDPKIRIYPCLLSYESNGCPNRRKMNEWIDVFLKVVKDCELDTERAIQRLNKTKNSRANTLSDLKENMNKDENSIFMTSESKKSISNKSYSFLKIKKELNLNSAEDILGWNGYEKLIYTASVFMCLCKRVKEAVEMLEMISNNKKKYKSNLDSAERKNLIKRIEYIIAKCSSFGGLFKIAITYARNNFLKDPYHGSLEEYALILGTGKLAHAALLPLSSSNEKDTLLENRAWVTRQLLQYPENFQLLMLGGHYCTMSGNWSFATQEYERAYQKKQNDSLVSLCLATSHLNSLNSKMTDNFNKSLVLGLSFMKKYVDLRMKSVEHLNLPEPVKMVFEAEGMYNMARAYHFMKMFDLAVPLYEKCLDVVSTLECGECSSDAEVECPCIVCEYCRTSARSLPSSCKGFTMASFLYNHARIQLQRVQFIQSIGRYID; encoded by the exons atggttgtgtataataatatttcaCCGTCAATGTCCTTGGAGTTCCTGTCAGACGAATATCTACC GGGAGAATGTAGCGATGATAGCGTGGACGAAGATGAACTTAACAGTTTTTTAATGGGTGAGCTGACAGAACCAACTAAACCGAAAAAGAGCTCGTTCGCAGACAGGTTTACAACAAAATTActaaaaaagaagaataaaaagagaAATAGAGA GACCTTCTATCTAAGAAGTTCggaaaggaagaaaaagaaaaaaaataaaacagcATCGCAGTCAAGTAAGCTGACACCGGAGCTTGAAAAGTTGCTACAAGAGGCAACGGACCTGTACCTGAACAAGAACTTTGAAGAGGCAGTGAAGATactgaaggagctggtgaGAAGAGCACCAGGGTTGCACGACCCGTTTCACATGCTAGGGCTGATATACCAAAACGAGTTCAACGACGTGACGACGGCGACGAGCTACTACCTGCTGGCAGCGCACTTGGTGCCGACTGACACTGAGTTGTGGCAGAGGATAGGAGAGATGAGTCAGTCGAGTGGAAACATAGACCAGGCTATTTACTGTTTCAAGAAGTGCCAGCGAGACCAGGACGGAGAGCTCAACGAGCAAGCAGTGTTTGCACTGGCAATATGCTACGTAGAGAAG AAGGACTACATGAACGCAGCGAAGAGGTTCGGAGCGCTGTTTAAGCTGCACCCTCACGATAAGCTGATAGCAAATCAGCTGGCGAGGTGCTTTCAGCAAATAGGAGACCTGCACTCGAGTCTGCTGGTGCTGGGCACGTACTTCAACATGACCATGGACACGGAAATACTCGAAACGATACTGGAGCTTAACGTGACACTGTCACTGTACGAAGACTGCTACAGAATACTGGACGATATCTGCAAGTCGAACAACCTGACTCCGAAGGCGCTGCCAGTGGAGCACCTAGTGTACTACGCGGTGGCATGCCTGAACCTGGAAAGAGAAGCCCAGAACGAGCTGAATTTTCTGTACGAGAAGCCGATGAACGTGAAGTACATGTTCCTGATCGCAAATCACCTGTGCCCGAAGTACGCGGAGGAGTCGCTGAAGTGGTTCAAGAGAGGTTTCGGAATGATGGCAATAGCAGACCAGCTGGACATACCGACGACACTGAAGCTGGCTAAGTGCGTCATAGCAGACGGAAACAATCACAGGTTCCTAGCAGAAGTGCTGAAAAAGGCGCTGGAAAAGGCGCCGACGAACTCGGAAATACTGATAACGCTGGCAGACGTGCTTCTGCAGTTGGGGAGGAACGACGAGGCAGACGAGTTGATATCACAGCTGACACTTAATGACCTGGATAAAATTAGAGACATCCCAGA GCCTATACCCGAGGAGGAGAGGATGGAGACATTTAGAAAATTGAACAGTCAAATAAGAGAGATTGAAATGGAATGCCTGAGTGACCCAAAAATTAGAATATACCCATGTCTACTATCGTATGAGAGTAACGGGTGCCCGAACAGGAGGAAAATGAACGAATGGATAGACGTGTTTCTGAAGGTAGTGAAAGATTGCGAATTGGATACAGAAAGAGCAATACAGAGACTAAATAAGACGAAGAATAGTAGAGCGAATACACTCAGTGACCTGAAGGAAAACATGAACAAAGATGAAAACTCGATATTCATGACGAGCGAATCGAAAAAGTCGATAAGCAATAAGAGTTATTCATTCCTGAAGATAAAGAAGGAGTTGAATCTGAACTCGGCGGAAGATATACTAG GTTGGAATGGATATGAGAAGCTGATATACACGGCTTCAGTATTCATGTGTCTGTGCAAAAGAGTGAAGGAAGCAGTGGAGATGCTGGAAATGATATCAAACAACAAAAAGAAGTATAAATCAAACTTGGATTCAGCAGAGAGAAAGAACttgataaaaagaatagAGTACATCATCGCAA AGTGCAGCTCATTCGGAggattgtttaaaatagcGATAACGTATGCCAGGAATAATTTTCTTAAGGACCCGTACCACGGAAGCCTGGAAGAATACGCGTTGATACTGGGAACGGGGAAGCTGGCACACGCAGCGCTGCTCCCACTGTCGTCGTCGAACGAAAAGGACACACTGTTGGAAAACAG AGCATGGGTGACGAGACAGCTTCTGCAGTACCCAGAAAACTTTCAACTGCTCATGCTGGGAGGACACTATTGCACAATGTCAGGAAACTGGTCGTTCGCAACCCAGGAGTACGAGCGAGCGTACCAAAAGAAGCAGAACGATTCGCTGGTGTCACTGTGTTTGGCAACAAGCCACCTGAACTCACTTAACAGCAAAATGACAGAC aattttaacaaatccTTGGTTCTGGGACTGTCGTTCATGAAAAAATACGTGGACCTGAGAATGAAATCGGTGGAGCACCTGAATTTGCCGGAGCCGGTTAAAATGGTGTTTGAGGCCGAGGGGATGTACAACATGGCGAG GGCCTACCACTTCATGAAGATGTTCGACTTGGCGGTGCCTCTCTACGAAAAGTGCCTGGACGTGGTCTCAACGCTCGAGTGCGGCGAGTGCTCGAGCGACGCGGAAGTGGAGTGCCCGTGCATAGTCTGCGAGTACTGCAGAACCTCAGCCAGAAGCCTTCCGAGTTCCTGCAAGGGCTTCACGATGGCCTCGTTCCTGTACAACCACGCCCGAATTCAACTTCAGAGAGTACAGTTCATACAGAGCATAGGCAGATACATAGACTGA
- a CDS encoding uncharacterized protein (zinc finger, DHHC-type domain containing protein), protein MANQGQLLGCPSLITSERKKGTVFRNVAYLIILYMYSGVMGILLRPYLDDLTMYGLGVVVAFNFVFFLFFISFLRSSTTDPGVVPMNWGFYMGDDTKRRRYCKICNVWKPDRTHHCSSCNRCVLNMDHHCPWIGNCVGFYNRKYFMQLLVYALIVLSYSLLQSIHYLYGETIENGMDDFDEVGQKAICYVYVCGMIFIALALIIALIPFVQFHFRLVLKNSTTIENLDEQNRDSGMYDMGMGANLQQVFGVNPLCWFAPCNLPLNRPVGDGVRWSQYCYTPIPDKV, encoded by the exons ATGGCAAACCAGGGTCAACTTTTGGGTTGCCCAAGCTTAATCACTTCcgagaggaagaagggcACCGTGTTCAGAAACGTGGCCTACCTCATCATTC TGTATATGTATTCCGGAGTCATGGGCATTCTATTGAGGCCGTACCTGGACGATCTCACAATGTACGGCCTGGGCGTCGTCGTAGCATTCAACTTTGTGTTTTTCCTGTTCTTCATCAGTTTTCTAAGG TCCTCGACCACCGACCCCGGCGTCGTGCCCATGAACTGGGGGTTTTACATGGGCGACGACACTAAAAGGAGGCGGTATTGCAAAATCTGCAATGTTTGGAAGCCCGATAGGACCCATCACTGCTCGTCTTGTAACCGTTGTGTCCTCAACATGGACCACCACTGCCCCTGGATAGGGAACTGCGTCGGATTTTACAACCGCAAATACTTCATGCAGCTCCTCGTCTACGCGCTGATCGTGCTCAGCTACTCTCTACTGCAATC AATCCACTACTTGTACGGCGAGACCATCGAGAACGGCATGGACGACTTCGACGAGGTCGGCCAGAAGGCAATTTGCTACGTCTACGTCTGCGGGATGATCTTCATTGCTCTGGCGCTGATCATAGCGCTCATTCCCTTCGTGCAGTTCCACTTCAG GCTCGTTTTGAAGAACTCCACCACCATTGAGAACCTGGACGAGCAGAACCGCGACTCTGGCATGTACGACATGGGCATGGGCGCGAACCTGCAGCAGGTTTTCGGCGTCAATCCTCTCTGCTGGTTCGCCCCCTGCAACCTTCCTCTGAACAGGCCCGTGGGCGACGGCGTCAGGTGGTCCCAGTACTGCTACACTCCAATACCTGataaagtttaa